Proteins encoded together in one Coffea arabica cultivar ET-39 chromosome 2c, Coffea Arabica ET-39 HiFi, whole genome shotgun sequence window:
- the LOC113724887 gene encoding GDSL esterase/lipase At4g10955 isoform X1, with amino-acid sequence MASDREIFSLSGPLKLTVIDWTNAHHRRSIAASLVQGVYILERDRQENRQSANALASPWWEFFNFQLVHVLVDPDDLSFFGSIYELRLSHSSCNYLAQTPPRYVVAFRGTITKPGSRSQDLKLDLQFMKNKLQHSSRFHLGLQAVQNIVSKAGGASIWLAGHSLGSAIALLVGRNMVKLGYHLETYLFNPPFASLPLEKIKNEKLKHGARIAVSVITAGLAAAVKLNSQKPHQDDEFRVLSAWIPYLFVNASDPICSEYLGYFTHREKMMTIAGGKIGRIAAQNSIASIISTARGNKSEACHLLPSAYVTTNLGPCQDFKQAHGIHQWWRPDLHLEYKLHQYR; translated from the exons ATGGCCTCTGACAGGGAGATTTTTAGTCTTTCAGGACCACTGAAGTTAACTGTGATCGATTG GACAAATGCCCATCATAGGAGGTCCATTGCGGCTAGCTTGGTTCAGGGTGTCTACATTCTTGAACGTGATCGGCAGGAGAACCGGCAAAGCGCAAATGCTCTTGCTTCTCCTTGGTGGGAATTCTTTAATTTCCAGCTAGTCCATGTGCTTGTGGATCCTGATGATCTGTCGTTCTTTGGCTCCATTTACGAACTGAGACTATCTCATTCCTCTTGCAACTATTTGGCTCAAACTCCTCCCAGATACGTCGTTGCTTTCAGAGGCACAATCACTAAACCAGGCAGCAGGTCACAGGATCTCAAGTTGGATCTCCAGTTCATGAAAAACAAACTTCAGCACAGCTCCCGTTTCCACCTTGGGTTGCAAGCCGTTCAGAATATTGTTTCTAAAGCTGGAGGTGCCAGTATCTGGTTAGCTGGTCACTCTTTGGGCTCAGCAATAGCGTTACTTGTTGGAAGGAATATGGTTAAGTTGGGTTATCATCTTGAAACATACCTGTTCAATCCACCTTTCGCTTCTCTTCCActcgaaaagataaagaatgagAAGTTGAAGCATGGCGCCCGCATTGCAGTGAGTGTCATCACTGCTGGGCTTGCAGCTGCAGTGAAGCTTAACAGCCAAAAGCCACATCAGGACGATGAATTTCGTGTTTTGTCTGCTTGGATACCGTACTTGTTTGTCAATGCATCTGATCCTATTTGCTCCGAATATCTTGGGTATTTTACACACAGGGAGAAGATGATGACAATTGCCGGTGGCAAAATTGGAAGGATTGCAGCACAGAACTCCATTGCGAGTATCATATCCACGGCTAGGGGGAACAAGAGCGAAGCGTGTCATCTCCTTCCTTCTGCATATGTAACGACTAATCTCGGCCCTTGTCAGGATTTTAAGCAAGCTCATGGAATTCACCAATGGTGGAGACCAGATCTTCATCTCGAGTACAAGCTGCATCAGTACAGATGa
- the LOC113724887 gene encoding GDSL esterase/lipase At4g10955 isoform X2: MIRSKKILTNAHHRRSIAASLVQGVYILERDRQENRQSANALASPWWEFFNFQLVHVLVDPDDLSFFGSIYELRLSHSSCNYLAQTPPRYVVAFRGTITKPGSRSQDLKLDLQFMKNKLQHSSRFHLGLQAVQNIVSKAGGASIWLAGHSLGSAIALLVGRNMVKLGYHLETYLFNPPFASLPLEKIKNEKLKHGARIAVSVITAGLAAAVKLNSQKPHQDDEFRVLSAWIPYLFVNASDPICSEYLGYFTHREKMMTIAGGKIGRIAAQNSIASIISTARGNKSEACHLLPSAYVTTNLGPCQDFKQAHGIHQWWRPDLHLEYKLHQYR; this comes from the exons ATGATCAGAAGCAAGAAAATTTT GACAAATGCCCATCATAGGAGGTCCATTGCGGCTAGCTTGGTTCAGGGTGTCTACATTCTTGAACGTGATCGGCAGGAGAACCGGCAAAGCGCAAATGCTCTTGCTTCTCCTTGGTGGGAATTCTTTAATTTCCAGCTAGTCCATGTGCTTGTGGATCCTGATGATCTGTCGTTCTTTGGCTCCATTTACGAACTGAGACTATCTCATTCCTCTTGCAACTATTTGGCTCAAACTCCTCCCAGATACGTCGTTGCTTTCAGAGGCACAATCACTAAACCAGGCAGCAGGTCACAGGATCTCAAGTTGGATCTCCAGTTCATGAAAAACAAACTTCAGCACAGCTCCCGTTTCCACCTTGGGTTGCAAGCCGTTCAGAATATTGTTTCTAAAGCTGGAGGTGCCAGTATCTGGTTAGCTGGTCACTCTTTGGGCTCAGCAATAGCGTTACTTGTTGGAAGGAATATGGTTAAGTTGGGTTATCATCTTGAAACATACCTGTTCAATCCACCTTTCGCTTCTCTTCCActcgaaaagataaagaatgagAAGTTGAAGCATGGCGCCCGCATTGCAGTGAGTGTCATCACTGCTGGGCTTGCAGCTGCAGTGAAGCTTAACAGCCAAAAGCCACATCAGGACGATGAATTTCGTGTTTTGTCTGCTTGGATACCGTACTTGTTTGTCAATGCATCTGATCCTATTTGCTCCGAATATCTTGGGTATTTTACACACAGGGAGAAGATGATGACAATTGCCGGTGGCAAAATTGGAAGGATTGCAGCACAGAACTCCATTGCGAGTATCATATCCACGGCTAGGGGGAACAAGAGCGAAGCGTGTCATCTCCTTCCTTCTGCATATGTAACGACTAATCTCGGCCCTTGTCAGGATTTTAAGCAAGCTCATGGAATTCACCAATGGTGGAGACCAGATCTTCATCTCGAGTACAAGCTGCATCAGTACAGATGa